The Helicoverpa armigera isolate CAAS_96S chromosome 18, ASM3070526v1, whole genome shotgun sequence genome has a window encoding:
- the LOC135118125 gene encoding uncharacterized protein LOC135118125 produces MARLESANNWIAELPTVLMGLRAAVRTDTGTSAAQLTFGQALRLPGDFISPSPAAKAMDYSFVDHLHDVITRLTPTFRPHSSNRGMFVHNDLTTCSHVLLRDDAVRKPLQQPYKGPYKVIDRNEKYFTVQLPGRSSTISIDRLKPAYTLNIDEDNPPAPAPAPPASDVATSRSPSPSTSNDATATRRTRSGRAVKLPVRFARGGVL; encoded by the coding sequence ATGGCTCGCTTAGAAAGTGCTAACAACTGGATTGCCGAGCTACCTACTGTGCTAATGGGTCTACGAGCCGCCGTGCGCACTGATACCGGCACCAGCGCCGCGCAGCTCACTTTCGGCCAAGCATTGCGCTTACCCGGCGATTTCATATCACCATCACCGGCAGCGAAGGCAATGGATTATAGCTTCGTCGATCACCTTCATGACGTGATCACGAGGTTAACGCCTACATTTAGGCCACATTCAAGCAATCGTGGCATGTTCGTGCACAATGACTTGACAACATGTAGTCACGTGCTGCTACGCGACGACGCCGTCCGCAAACCGCTGCAGCAGCCGTACAAGGGCCCGTACAAGGTCATTGATCGCAATGAGAAGTACTTCACCGTCCAGCTACCGGGAAGATCCAGCACCATCTCGATCGACCGGCTAAAACCGGCGTACACGCTCAACATCGATGAAGATAACCCGCCTGCACCCGCTCCAGCTCCACCGGCATCAGACGTCGCCACCAGCCGATCTCCGAGTCCTTCTACGAGCAACGACGCCACTGCTACACGTCGCACGAGATCGGGCCGAGCCGTGAAGTTGCCGGTACGCTTCGCTAGGGGGGGAGTACTGTAG
- the LOC110373210 gene encoding organic cation transporter protein, whose protein sequence is MADKKSENNKKICEISNLTETFGRYQIIQYTLICLPAVFVTMININYIFVAGDINYRCRVPQCETENSTSLYPSWWPNTTIDRCTAPVLKPGTTVCANDSFTDEVETCTEFIYESDNTIVAALDLACQPWKINLIGTVHSTGMLVSMVVSGWMSDKFGRKPTLLFCVIGGSIGHIKTFATTYYVYVVIEFLEAAVTGGSYAAAMVILLEIASSKYRLLSGVLFSYAIYIGECLFACIAMFVPYWKTLIRIINGPLIFFITYIFLVYESPRWQIVSGRIDKAKKTMKRIAKTNNININYEELEAMTDVELKEKFDINEVQVKEGYGEIFKSKVILMRLLVAASCRFTSSFVYYGLMINSVWLPGDKYVNFLLSTVMSFPGEVISLYLMNKIGRKVPLMAGYIVCSVVCIVSALVPDQYEWAKITLFLMSRVIIAACFTGAITYAMELFPTSVRGTLLGLGAVASRIGGMLAPLSPILNTVSTALPLTFFGVATAVTGALLCLTPETKGMPLFDTIKQVEESDRVRTVRQEEKRENKNSSRETVDSNI, encoded by the exons atggcggataaaaagagtgaaaataataagaaaatatgtgAAATATCAAACTTGACGGAAACTTTTGGACGATATCAAATAATTCAGTACACTCTGATTTGTTTACCGGCTGTATTCGTCACCATgatcaatattaattatatattcgTTGCTGGAGATATtaattatag ATGTCGTGTACCTCAATGCGAAACTGAAAATTCAACGAGCCTCTACCCATCATGGTGGCCGAATACAACCATAGACAGATGCACAGCCCCAGTTCTGAAGCCCGGCACAACCGTCTGTGCAAACGACAGCTTTACGGATGAAGTGGAAACGTGCACGGAATTTATTTACGAGTCTGACAATACTATTGTTGCTGCG CTGGACCTGGCATGCCAGCCGTGGAAGATCAACCTGATCGGCACCGTCCACAGCACCGGCATGCTGGTCTCCATGGTCGTGTCAGGATGGATGTCAGACAA GTTCGGTCGTAAGCCGACGCTTCTATTCTGTGTGATCGGTGGTAGCATCGGCCACATCAAGACCTTCGCGACCACCTACTACGTGTACGTTGTCATCGAGTTCCTGGAGGCAGCCGTCACTGGCGGCTCCTATGCTGCTGCTATGGTCATTT TACTAGAAATAGCCAGCTCGAAGTACCGACTGCTGTCAGGAGTTCTCTTCTCATATGCGATCTATATCGGCGAGTGCTTGTTCGCTTGCATCGCCATGTTCGTGCCTTACTGGAAGACCCTCATCCGCATCATAAACGGTCCCCTCATCTTCTTCATCACCTACATTTTCCTCGTCTACGAGAGCCCTAGATGGCAAATTGTAAGCGGCAGAATAGATAAGGCGaaaaaaaccatgaaacgcattgcaaaaactaataatataaacataaattatgaagAATTAGAAGCTATGACAGACGTTGAATTGAAAGAAAAGTTTGATATCAATGAAGTTCAGGTTAAAGAGGGATACGGAGAGATATTTAAGTCTAAAGTGATACTGATGAGACTGCTAGTGGCGGCATCTTGTCGGTTCACATCGAGTTTTGTATACTACGGCCTGATGATAAACTCTGTATGGCTGCCGGGAGATAAGTACGTGAACTTTTTGCTGTCGACCGTGATGTCGTTTCCAGGGGAAGTGATATCTTTGTACCTGATGAACAAGATTGGGAGAAAGGTGCCTTTGATGGCTGGATATATCGTGTGCAGCGTAGTGTGTATTGTCTCGGCGTTGGTTCCGGATC AATACGAGTGGGCCAAAATCACCCTGTTCCTGATGTCCAGGGTGATCATAGCTGCGTGTTTCACGGGAGCCATAACTTATGCCATGGAGTTGTTCCCCACGAGTGTGCGAGGGACCCTGCTGGGACTCGGCGCTGTAGCTTCCAGGATCGGAGGCATGCTGGCTCCACTCTCCCCTATCTTG aatacGGTATCGACGGCCTTACCACTAACATTTTTCGGCGTTGCTACTGCAGTCACAGGCGCACTGCTCTGCTTAACCCCTGAGACCAAGGGAATGCCTCTCTTTGATACCATCAAGCAAGTGGAAGAAAGTGACAGAGTGAGAACAGTCAGACAAGAAGAGAAGAGAGAAAATAAGAATTCCTCTAGGGAGACTGTTGATAGTAATATTTAA
- the LOC110373211 gene encoding glutathione S-transferase 2 translates to MPKYVITYFNGKGVAESSRLLMAYGGEEFEDRRVSFQEWPELKPKTLFGALPTLDIDGQQYAQSVAISRYFGHKHGLAGDTLEDALEIDQMVDYIMELRVKLSEVHYEADEAVKEAKYAERMKEVFPTYLERFNSIITKNNGHLALGKLTWADFFFAGIFGYLKTMLRMPDLEKKYPAFKQVVDTVYSLPKVKAFTDAIPKPDFNY, encoded by the exons ATGCCTAAATACGTGATAACCTACTTCAACGGGAAGGGTGTGGCGGAGTCCTCTCGCCTGCTGATGGCATACGGCGGTGAGGAGTTTGAAGACCGCCGGGTCTCCTTCCAAGAGTGGCCTGAGTTGAAGCCTA AAACTTTATTCGGAGCTCTCCCGACCCTGGATATTGATGGCCAGCAGTACGCACAGAGCGTGGCCATCTCGCGGTACTTCGGCCACAAGCACGGGCTGGCTGGAGACACCCTCGAGGATGCACTGGAGATCGACCAGATGGTTGACTATATCATGGAGCTACGTGTCA AACTTTCCGAAGTGCATTACGAGGCAGACGAGGCTGTCAAGGAAGCGAAATACGCTGAGCGAATGAAAGAGGTCTTCCCAACATACCTGGAGAGATTCAACTCTATCATCACCAAGAACAACGGTCATCTAGCTCTGGGCAAG ttgACATGGGCCGATTTCTTCTTCGCTGGTATCTTCGGCTACCTGAAGACGATGCTGCGGATGCCCGACCTTGAGAAGAAGTACCCTGCCTTCAAGCAGGTCGTTGACACCGTGTACTCTCTTCCCAAAGTCAAGGCGTTTACTGATGCTATTCCAAAACCTGATTTTAATTACTAG